Part of the Diceros bicornis minor isolate mBicDic1 chromosome 2, mDicBic1.mat.cur, whole genome shotgun sequence genome is shown below.
TAACAAGCTCCTAGGTGATGATAAGGCTGCTGATTTAGGGACTACACTTTGAATTGCGAGGGTTTAGGTCACAGAATAGGACATGAACCTGGGTTTCTGGCCTCCCAGCCTGATGTGGTGAGGATGGAATAGGCCCCTCCCTACGGATGGCTGGGTGTCTGGACATGACTTAGGAACTCCATCCTCCAAGACTGCAAGCCCTGAGAAGCTGTGTCTGATCCATCTCTGTTCCCCCAAGCCTGAAATAGGGACTCAGCCCATTTGCTGGCTCAGGACTAAGAACACCCATTGAGCAGAAGTAAGAAAAGAGGGACCCACCTGGTTTGGCCTTAGCTCTGCAATATCTCCAACCACTAGACTCTCCATCAGCCTCACCCGGTCACAACCAAATATCTTGGTCTGGGAAAGAGATCAAAAGCCTCAGGCTACTTCAAAAGCTATAATCTGGAAGGCCACTGGGCAAGGAGGCACCCTCCCTGCCATCCACAGCACAGTTCAACCCAGCTGAAATGCCTGACCAGTCTTTTGGTTCTGCAGGTGGCAGCGGCTCCACTTTCTGATTCTCTCACATCCACCAGTACAGGAGGGGGTGCAATGGGGGAGGTTAGGAAACATGAAAGGACCCACCACCTTCCTGAAATACCCCCCTTTTCCAAACCAATTCCCAGGTCAGTGGATGAGAATGGGCACCCTGGAAATCCCAGGACATTAAGGCACACCACTAAGTGGGAGCTGGAGAGATTAGAGAGATAATCGGGAAACCCATTGAGTTAACTTTCTAGAGGCCATAGTCTATGACACCCCTGAACCTCCAACTCATCTGAGGGCTGCCCTTGGAATCTAGCTCCCAGCAAACAAAGCCAAGGGTTGCACCACTGTGGACTGGGAGGAAACCTTGGTCTGGCGGCCGGCGCGCTCCCCTGGCTCACCTGCAGCATGTGGGACACGTCAAAGAGTGAGCAGTGCCGGCGCGTGTGCAAGTGTGAGTCAACGTGGCTGTCCTGGTACTGCACAGGCAGACTCCAGCCGGCAAATGCCACCATCTTCCCGCCATTGGCCAGGTGGAAGTCATAGAGTGGTGTCCTGCGGAGCACATCCTGCAGGCGGCTGGGTTCAGTGCTACCAGggccccatcccccatcccctatccccctccctcccccagcctccaagATTGGCACCACACCCCAGCACCCTCTATCCTACCTGTGTGCAACAGAGCGGACGGCCCAGGGCGGAGGGGAGCGCCTGCAGACGCAAGCCCAGACGGGCCACCATGTTCACTGCCCGCTGCATTGCTGCCCACAACTCGTGCAGCCGGCACACAGAGGCCACCACTCTGCCAGGCACGCTGGGAGATGTAGTCCGGGCCCTGCTTGGACAGGTCTCTCTCCCACAAGGGGGATCAGGAGAGGGGGCGGGCAGCCCGGGCTTGAGAGCACAAGGTGCAGTAACTTCAAACTGCAGGAAAACAGCTCCGGGCGCTTCCAGCTAATCAGGGCAGATTGGGCTGTTTGAGCCAGTTAAGCTGCTCAGAATCAGAGCTGGGGGCTAGACCGTCCCCTGCAAACTGCCTGGCCTCCAAAGGGTCAAAGTTCTGCAAGGGCTGAAAGGCCTGAATTGCACATTCAGGACCTCAGGAGTATAAGGTcaaatgggggaagggggatgggtgGAGCCAGCCACAGTAACCTGGCCTCATCTGAGAGTCTCCAGCTCTCCCAATAGGGCAGACACAGTCATGCattccacaagtatttattgatctTGCTGCACActaggccctgtgctgggtgctggggacacagctgtGAATGAATCACAGTCCCTGCCACCCCAGGgatctccccacacacacacatacacacactgagGGCTGCTACTCCCTGAGCACAGGACTGTGGTCATTACCCTCTTAGCAAAAGCTGAATGGGGCTAAGTAAATGACACTCCTGGCAAAGATACCACCTGGAAAAACTATGATGGGTGAGAGTAGAGAGTGGCCACCAAAAAGTGCCTGACACTCCCCCAAAAGCTGTTGAGCCACACAAATGTCCAATTTTCCAGGTCCAACACATGTTGCAGTACTGTAGCACCCAAGGGCAAAACTAGAAAAATCCAGAGAAAAGCAAGATTTTCTCATAAGAGCAGCCTGCCTTTTTCAGCAGCTGGCCTGGGGTTGCACAGCACCTCAGCCTCTTAAAAGACACCAATGAGAACCCTCACCTGGACCCACCCCCCACCAAAGTTGATCCCTCATCACACTGAGCATGACTCTTGGAAGAAAGCAGCTGGGAGAAGGGACAATGATGTGCGTTCGGCAGTGTCAGATGGCAAACAGGTCCCAGGATTCATTCTCAGGCTCCGGCCTTGCCAGAAGCACCTGCCCAGGCCAGATGGGCAGAACCATTTGAACACACTCCAGGAGCCAGCTCAGGGACCAAGGGATTCAGGCTGCCCAAACCCCCAGCTTTGCTCCCTAGGCAAGCCACAGAAGAGTTTAGACAGGAAATTTCTTTTTGTGCACataacacaaatggaaagaagaCCAGTGGGGGGCGCAAAAGGAAGAAATGCGGCTCTTGTTTCTCCCTCAAGCTTCCAAACTACAAGAGTGTCATGGCTGGCTACAGCAGCCTTCCAAGGCTAGGCAGACCAGGTTCTAGTAGGTCACCCCAGCCGACCACACTCAGGGTGAGGTGCAGGTAGAAGACAGGAGTGTGCATGTTGGCAGGAGAGGCATAGGGTACATGGGGATTCTTAGTAAGTAAAACGGGAGTGTTTTTAGGGTAGGAAAAAGAGGACTTTCAGGTTGCAGTCAGGTGAGGACAGAGTGCACTCCCGCTGGGAGCTCATGCTGAAGCAACACATGAACCCCCAAGAATCCTGAATCTGTGAACGTGGCCCAGACAGAATGGGTGTGCAGGCAACACTCGGAATGCAGAGGGAAAGCACTTCAGCCTCTGATGGCCCAAACCAGGCCTGGGTGGGCACGGAAGGCCAACGTCTTGGCTAAGAACCACGGCTCAAGTGTAGGACAGCAAGTTCAGGTCATAACAGCCATCCACCTGCAACACAAAAGACCATCAGATCTGACCCACTCAGGGCAACAGGAGCCAAGCAGAGAGAAGCGATCACTCACATCAAAGCGGCCGATCCTTGTGGAGGTATGACTGGCCCGGATCATCTCTGTCAGCGCCCACATCTGCTGCACCTCGGAGGATACCCTGCTGGGGTCTGGGAGACCCTGATCCAGAAGGAGGGGTCAGTGGCCATGGGTCTCTCCTTACCAGTGCCCTTAGAGCTCCAGAGAGGCCAACTTGGGCTATGGGGCCCTCCGACTAAGACCAGTAACATTCTCAGATGACTTGTGAAACATGAGGTTGGGGACTGATGTGCAGTAGGCGGCCCAGCCCACATAGAGATGCCTCAAATCCCACGGAGCACCCAGGAGGAAGATAGCATAGAGTCCCATATTCTTGCAGAAAGGAGCCCACCTGGACCAGTGCTGGACACAAGAGCTATTCCCACATGGTTCTTGCCCAGCGTGAGGGCTTACCTCAAGAAGGGGAACAGGCTGCTCACAAGGCACTGGGTGGGAAAGCCACTTGGGGAAGGTCATGGAGGGGCTCTGCAAAGCAAAGGCATATTGTCCTGAGAGAGGCAGAGTGGGACAGCCCTGGGACCAGATTCCAAGGTCCTGGGAGCAGAGACCCTGAGCCTCAGACACTGGGAAAACCCTGCTCAGGGGTCCACACACGCCCAAGGGGAAGTCAGACTAAGCTCTTCTGCTATGCAGAAGGAGGCCTCAGGAACACAAGAAGCAGAAGTATCCCCAGCACCTGAAGGCTCCAGCTCTGAAAGAGGCAGGTGACTCCAAATGTCAGGGAATATAGGGACATGGCCCCACCTCTAATCATGAGCTTCCAGCATTCCTACCTGGTTAACTTCCACgaagtcctccttttttttttttcctgaggaagattggccccgagctaacatctgttgccaatcttcattgttttgcttgagaaagagtagccctgagctaacatctgtgccagtcttcctctattttgtatgtgggtcacttggccaccgacgagtggtataggtccgcacccgggaaccgaacccaggccaccaaagtggagcatgccaaacttaacagCTAGGGAATGGGGCCAGCCTCAAGGCCTCCTTCTGAGTCTCATCATCATTATCCACCCgctcccaccaccacccccaaccccacccccagctgTCCTAGCCGTAGCTAGGAGCCTCCTGGAAAAAGGGCCAACCAACAGCTCTGAACTAGTCACTTACCTTTGGTCCCTGCTGGTAGATCTGCAGCTCCTCCACTGTGAAAGACAGCCATAGTGGCGATGGCTGTCGCAGAATCAGGCGCAGCTCCAGTACTCTGGCCATGTCACACAGcatctgacacacacacacaaggacccAGCGAGGCCCCAGCTCACTGCCCAGGAGCCTCCTAACCAGCAATGAACCAAGATGCTGCCTCCCCAGGCCCTTGAGAAGGAAAGAACAACAGTCCCTCCAAGGCACTTGCCAAAGAGCCACAGCCCAGGCCAGCCTGACCCTCCCTCTTGCCTCCTGATATCCTGGCCCAATCCCCAGACCCCTGTGAGCCGTCATCTGGGCTGCCCTGGCCATACTGAGTCCCAGCTAACCTGGTGCTTGAACAGCGATACATACTCCTGGGCTCCCTCCTCACTGTGTGGATCAGGCATCAGGCAGTAGTCCCGCAGGCAGGTCACCCACTTGGCTGGTGTGTACATCGAGGTGTGCTGGCGAACACGGATGCTCAGAAAGGCTGTGTAGTAATTCTTAAACACGATCTCCTGCAACTAGAGCACATACAACCCACCACAACAAATCAGAACCAGGCCCAGGGCCTGAGATGCTCAAAGGCACCATCTCCTCCTCCCCTTAGGAGTGTACTCTTCTACCAATCTAACAATTTCAACAAGCATCCATTGGGGCCCAAAGACAATTTCACTTTCCTAGAAGAGCTCACAGTCTAAATGAACAGGTCATGCAAACAAACCACAACTGCAGATCTTGCCACATGTCCAACATGCTGTCAGAGGTCAGAGCCCTAACTCCAAAGTAGGAAGAAAATGTACAAATGAGGCCTGAAGGAGAAAGAGTTCACCAAGTGGACCAGGAAAGGTAAAGAATGTAAAAGTAGCATATACAAAGGAGCAGCAAAGGGTGAGAGAATCTGGCACACCCCTGGAACAGCAAGTGATTCAGCCTGGCTACAGCAGTTCTTGTCACTGCACactcatcagaatcacctaaggaagttttttaaaaaatgcaggtaTGTAGGctccacctcagacctactgaatcagaatttccagGGTTGGGCCCTTTAATGAAGTTGCCCAACTTATAGTAAGGAACAGCTTGAGGGAGAACCACACACTACAGGACAAAGTGCATGGGGCCGAGAGGCAGGCAGGGCACAGACACAAGAGTGGCCCTGAATGCCAGGCAATTAGAAAGTGGACTTTGTCCTCTGTGTTGAGGTCCTGCAGTGTCCAGTCACTCTGCCAGCAGATGTGGAAGACAACTGGAGATAGGAAACTGAAGCCGTTGGGAAGAAACTGATGAAGGATGAGTTGAACCTGACCTCCAGCAAGGACTGTAGGAATGGGCAGGAGGCAGGTTTGGCGGTAACTCATTGTCTAATGATCCCCAGCCAGTAGCCAGGGACAAAATGTCCTCTCACCTCTATTTGGTTCACAACTGTATTTCCAGCACCTAGCCTACTATCTTGGCACTTCCGTGCCAGCGCTGTCCTGGACATGAGGGAGAGATGTTGAAGAGGACAGGACAGGAGGCTGCATTCTGGTAAATGTGTGTTAactgaaggaataaataaatcgTTAACTGATTTGCAAGGGCGAGGATACTGCAGAGGCTTTCTGTAAAAGACTAAATGCCTGGGACACGCCCGAGTTCCCAGGTCAGCCCCGCCCAGGAGCCCTGGTCGTGCCCACTGGGCTTGCTCACCTCAAAGGGCCCGACGCTGGGGAACGTAACATCGATGACGAGCACGCCAGGTCGGCCTTGGGAGGTCCGCATGTCGCCCACCTGCAGGGCCACGGTGCTTTTCACATGGCAGGGCACTGACACGCGGGACATGGTGTCAGCGGCAACAACCAAGCACAAACGCCACTACTGGCCTCGGACCACCGGTCCTTCCCGGCGTCCTCAGCCGAGCCCCAAGAACTACAACTCCCGGGCAGACTCGTGCTCAGCCAGCCCAACCAATCACCGATGCTCGGGGCGAGTGGGGAGACGGAAGTGCTGCGGAAGTTCTCGTTCAGCCAATCATCGCGCGAGCCTTCGAGAGCCACCACGGGCCACACCCAGAAACAGCAGAGCCATTCTGTATCTAAACCCTGCTGAAGCCTCCTGGAGTTCCAAGTCTTGCTCCGTTACTGCCTCTGTGCAGGGCGGTCGTCAGTTAAAGTATATAAAGCCATGAGCAAAAATGACCATAGTGCCTGGCCGACATTAATTGCAAAAATAGACATTAACCCCTTTtttaatgggcaaaggatttgaacagattattcacaaaagaagataaatagccaataagcccatgaaaagatgcttaacatgaTTATTCATCAGGGAAATAGAAATTAGAACCCACACACACTCACTAAACAGGCTAAAATTaagactggcaaggatgtggagtgcCTGGAACCCTCATCCATTGATAGTTTCctgccactttgaaaaacagtttggcgtttctttaaaaactaaatttagaGGGGGCCGTctccgtggcttagcgtttaaatgggcgcgctctgctactggtggcctgggttcggatgcgGGGGCATGcaggacgcaccgcttctcccgccatgctgaggcggcagcccacatagagcaactagaaggatgtgcaactatgacatgcaactatctactggggctttgggggaaaaaaggaggcagaatggcaatagatgttagctcagagacggtcttcctcagcaaaaaggggaggattggcagggatgttagctcagggctgatcttcctcacaaaaaattttaaaaaataaaaactaaatttaggggctggcctggtgatgtagcagttaagtttgcccgctccacttcggcagcctggggtttgcaggtttggatcccgggtgcagacatatgcactgctcatcaagccatgctgtggtggcaccccatatacaaaatagaggaagatgggcacagatgttagcttagggctactcttcctcagcaaaaagaggaagattggcaacggatgttacctcagggctgatcttcctcaccaaaaaaaagaaaaaaggaaaacactaaaTTTATAGGTACAGTATGATCCAGCCATtgcactcctaagtatttacccaagagaaattgaAGCATACCTCCACTCAagggctttattcataatagccaaaaactggaaataatccaaatgtccaatagatgaacagataaacagatTAGCTAATTGTTGTATagccatacaacggaatactactcaacaataaaaataaatgaacaaaccaaGTGTCTATTAACAGATGAATgcgtaaacaaaatgtggtgtgtatatatatatatacacacacatgataggattattcagccttaaaaaggaatgaaattctgaggccagcccggtggcacaagcggttaagtgcatgcgctccgcttcggcggccttgggttcacaggttcgtatcctgggagcgcaccaacgcactgcttgtcaagccatggtgtggcggcgtcccatataaagtagaggaagatgggcacggatgttagtccaaggccaatcttccttagcaaaaaagaggaggattggcatcagatgttagctcagggctgatctccatcacaaaaaaaaaaaaaaaaaaaagaatgaaattctgatacatactTCAACGTGGATGAACATCGaaaatattatactaagtgaaaatgTCAGGCATAAAAGAGCAAATATTGTACgcttccacttacatgaagtacctggaataggcaaattcatagagacagaaagcagaatagaggttaccaggggctgggggtaagAGGAAatagagagttattgtttaacaggtacagagtttttgtttaggatgatgaaaaaaattctgaaaataggtagtggtgatgattacacaacactatgaatgtacttaatgccactaaattaTAGACTTAAAATgagtaaaatggtaaattttatgctatatatattttacccaatttatttatttatttatttatttttgtgaggaagatcagccccgtgctaacatctgccaatccacctctttttttttgctgaggaagactggccctgggctaacatccatgcccatcttcctccactttatatgggacgccgtcacagcacggcttgctgagcagtgcgttggtgcgcgcctgggatccaaacccgcgaaccccgggctgccgcaacggagcgcatgcacttaactgcttgtgccacctggctggcccctattttaccacaatttaaaaaaaaaaggaatgaacaacTAGTATACACAACATCACTGCCAGATCTCAAATGCTCCGTtaagcaaaagaagtcagacccaaaagagtacatactgtatgatcccacctATGTGAAATTCTATAAAAGTCAAAACTaatctataataatataaatgagaACAGTTTTCCCTGGGGCCACGGGTGAAAGGAGCAGACTGACTA
Proteins encoded:
- the NICN1 gene encoding nicolin-1 isoform X1; the encoded protein is MSRVSVPCHVKSTVALQVGDMRTSQGRPGVLVIDVTFPSVGPFELQEIVFKNYYTAFLSIRVRQHTSMYTPAKWVTCLRDYCLMPDPHSEEGAQEYVSLFKHQGLGRQHLGSLLVRRLLGSELGPRWVLVCVCQMLCDMARVLELRLILRQPSPLWLSFTVEELQIYQQGPKSPSMTFPKWLSHPVPCEQPVPLLEGLPDPSRVSSEVQQMWALTEMIRASHTSTRIGRFDVDGCYDLNLLSYT
- the NICN1 gene encoding nicolin-1 isoform X2, which encodes MSRVSVPCHVKSTVALQVGDMRTSQGRPGVLVIDVTFPSVGPFELQEIVFKNYYTAFLSIRVRQHTSMYTPAKWVTCLRDYCLMPDPHSEEGAQEYVSLFKHQMLCDMARVLELRLILRQPSPLWLSFTVEELQIYQQGPKSPSMTFPKWLSHPVPCEQPVPLLEGLPDPSRVSSEVQQMWALTEMIRASHTSTRIGRFDVDGCYDLNLLSYT